A region of the Salvia splendens isolate huo1 chromosome 11, SspV2, whole genome shotgun sequence genome:
ATGGTCTCCTAATTTATCTTTCAAGatataaaatgaatatatgTATTCGTGGGAAATTTGCAGAGGGAAGGATCCTCAGTTTGTGTATGCAATTTTATAACCCGTTGACCATTTACTAATTTAACAAGATGAACTCTAAAAAAGATATCCCATCACTTATTCATAATATAAAGAAAGCCAACTGCATACTTGATTAATAAAATTAGTTATGCAGATCAGTTTGGCTTATTTATAAGGATTGTATCTCCAGCAATTCTCATTCGATCTTCCCTTCTCTATCTCTTCTGCAGCTTGTGAGGATGTTTGTGACAGTGTTTTTTTACGTGGGATCGGTGGTGGTCGTGATGCTGACGCACTGGATTTACCGGTGGAGGAATCCCAAGTGCAACGGGGCCCTCCCACCGGGGTCGATGGGATGGCCGCTTCTGGGCGAGACGTTGCAGTTCTTTGCCCCTAACACCACTTCTGCAATCCCTCCCTTCGTGAACGAGAGAATGCAGAGGTAATGCTTTTAATAATCCCATATCGACTTGATAAAGATTCATTAATAGTATCGCATGTGTATTTACTATTTATTGTGTGTTGTGAATTAGATATGGGCCGATTTTCAAGACGAGCTTGGTGGGGCGAGCGGTGATAGTCTCGACGGATGCAGATctgaattattttatatttcaaaaagaGGGAGAGTTGTTTCAAAGTTGGTACCCGGAGACGTTTACACGAATATTTGGGCGCCAAAATGTAGGTTCGTTGCATGGGTTCATGTACAAGTACCTCAAGAATATGGTGCTCAATTTGTTTGGCCCCGAGAGCCTCCGAAAGATGCTCCCCGAAGTCGAGCAGGCTTCATGCTCTGCCTTGGAAATGTGGTCCTCCCGGCCTACTATCGATCTCAAGGATGCCGCCGCACAGGTCACCACTGCTACTATATTATTTCATGTTCAACTATTTTTGTGTATTGAAACCCTGTTTTATATCGACAGAATGGTAATCCTGACTCCTTTACCCATTCCCTTTTTAAGGTCTTTTAAGAGTGTTAATAGCAATCAAATAAagacactccctccgtccgcaaaCACCTAACATGTTTTGCCATTCCTCATTTAAAGacatatttactttttttccacTGGGCCACATACTTcattaactcattccactcacattctactataaaatggagtatataattaacttttttattcatttttgtgTGTTTTGCAGATGATATTTGATCTTGCTGCGAAGAAGCTAATCAGCTACGAATCCAAGGATTCGTCGGAGAATTTGAGAGGGAATTTTGAAGCATTTATACGAGGGCTCATCTCCTTCCCCTTGAACATTCCTGGAACAGCGTACAATAAATGTGTACAGGTAAATATATGTTGTATTTCTATGAAAACATTTGATCAAATCCTCTAATCCTAATCATATGGTGCAGGGAAGAAAGAAGGCGATGAAGATGCTCAAGGACATGCTCCAAGAAAGACGAGAAAAAGCACGAAAAAAACAGACTGATTTCTTCGATTATGTGTTGACAGAAATGGAACGAAAGGATACGATGCTAACTGAGGACATAGCTTTAGACCTCATGTTTGTGTTGCTCTTCGCCAGCTTTGAAACCACGTCCTTGGCGCTCACCTTGGCCATCAACTTCCTCCTTCACCACCCGGCCGCCCTAAACCAACTCACCGTACCTACTCATTACTAAATATTCCATACTTTTCTTTTGTCGCCAATAAATATTTCTATTCACTTTTTTATAATGATTACATATttctctcattttattataaaaattactcacatttcattagtTTATTTCTACCCATTTTCTTAAcaaactcaaataatttcataaaaccCAA
Encoded here:
- the LOC121754459 gene encoding cytochrome P450 87A3-like; translation: MFVTVFFYVGSVVVVMLTHWIYRWRNPKCNGALPPGSMGWPLLGETLQFFAPNTTSAIPPFVNERMQRYGPIFKTSLVGRAVIVSTDADLNYFIFQKEGELFQSWYPETFTRIFGRQNVGSLHGFMYKYLKNMVLNLFGPESLRKMLPEVEQASCSALEMWSSRPTIDLKDAAAQMIFDLAAKKLISYESKDSSENLRGNFEAFIRGLISFPLNIPGTAYNKCVQGRKKAMKMLKDMLQERREKARKKQTDFFDYVLTEMERKDTMLTEDIALDLMFVLLFASFETTSLALTLAINFLLHHPAALNQLTAEHEAIIRRRENPESGLTWQEYKSMKFTFQFISETVRLGNIVPGIFRKAMREIKYKEYTIPGGWAVMVCPPAVHLDPARYSNPLDFNPWRWEGIDTNSASRNFMAFGGGMRFCVGADFTKLQMAVFLHCFVTKYKWKAIKGGEIVRTPGLQFPNGYHIQLSKKMNH